From one Nilaparvata lugens isolate BPH chromosome 2, ASM1435652v1, whole genome shotgun sequence genomic stretch:
- the LOC111044674 gene encoding uncharacterized protein LOC111044674, translated as MNYVTAHLQKPTPWSHLYADDIVLVAETSQQVQIDLTAWCTVLESRGLRVSRTKTEYMHCNFSGIRTSNISVAQPQLDGTPLKQVDHFKYLGSTLASTASVDIDIKDRITAAWLKWRSLTGVICDAKMPIKVKGNVYKREIRPVLIYGSECWAMRKSDEQQIHVTEMKMLRWSGGVTLKDKVRNEYVRGTFKVANITDKLRENRLRWYGHVMRRGEDHMTRLVMEIEQPRRRPGRPPTTWMGTISKDMGTTDLEPELTQQRPEWRKRIRGAERNGT; from the coding sequence ATGAACTACGTTACCGCACACCTTCAGAAGCCAACCCCTTGGTCGCATCTATATGCAGATGACATAGTCCTTGTAGCAGAAACTTCACAACAGGTTCAAATAGATTTAACAGCATGGTGCACAGTATTAGAAAGTCGAGGGCTGAGAGTAAGTCGTACTAAAACAGAATACATGCACTGTAACTTCTCAGGAATCAGAACATCTAACATCAGCGTGGCACAACCTCAGCTTGATGGCACTCCTTTAAAACAAGTTGACCACTTCAAATACTTGGGATCTACTCTTGCATCTACAGCCTCCGTTGACATAGACATCAAGGACCGGATAACAGCTGCGTGGCTGAAATGGCGATCATTGACGGGAGTCATCTGCGATGCAAAAATGCCCATAAAGGTCAAAGGAAACGTATATAAGAGAGAAATCAGGCCAGTTTTAATTTATGGATCTGAATGTTGGGCTATGCGAAAGTCAGATGAACAACAAATTCATGTTACAGAGATGAAGATGCTCCGGTGGTCGGGAGGTGTAACCCTGAAAGACAAAGTTAGGAATGAATATGTAAGAGGAACATTTAAAGTTGCTAATATAACTGATAAGCTAAGGGAAAATCGCTTGCGCTGGTACGGGCACGTTATGAGACGCGGTGAGGATCACATGACCAGACTCGTCATGGAAATTGAACAGCCTAGGAGACGCCCTGGTAGACCGCCGACAACCTGGATGGGTACCATTTCCAAGGATATGGGGACGACGGATTTAGAGCCTGAACTGACTCAACAACGCCCGGAATGGCGGAAAAGGATTAGGGGGGCCGAGAGAAATGGGACATAG